The Pseudomonas entomophila genome segment TGAACAGCTGGTTCAGGCGGTGGTCGACTATGCCATCTACATGCTCGACCCTTCGGGCCATGTGGTGTCGTGGAATGCAGGGGCCCAGCGGATCAAGGGCTACCGTGCGGATGAGGTGATCGGCAAGCATTTTTCCCTGTTCTTCACACTTCAGGATTGCGCTGATGGGCGCCCTGAGCGTTTGCTGCACCAGGCGTTGGAGCAGGGTGGGGCGCAGGACGAAGGCTGGCGAGTGCGCAAGGACGGCACACAGTTCTGGGCACTGGCCGCGCTGGACGTCATCCGCGACGACCAGGGGAAAGTCATCGGCCTGGCCAAGGTGACTCGGGATATCACTGACCGCCGCGAATCGGCCCTGCAACTGGACGCTATGCGCGCGCAACTGTTCCAGGCGCAGAAGCTTGAGGCGCTTGGGCAGTTGACCGGAGGGTTGGCCCACGACTTCAACAATTTGCTGACCATCATCCTCAGTTCCGCGCGCTTGGCGCTGAACAACCGGGACCCGGCCCGTACCCGACGTCTGCTCGAGCATATCCTCGACGCCGGGCAACGGGGTACGCAATTGACCCAGCAGTTGCTCAGCTTCGCCCGCCATCGCCAACTCAGCGTGACCTGCATCGCGCCTGCCGAGGTGGTGGAGGCGACGCGTGGTCTCTTGGAGCATGCCTTACCGCGGGGCATCGAGTTGCATGAGCAGGTTGAGGCTGGGCTGCCAGAGATCGAGGTGGATGCGGGGCAGTTGCAGATGGTGCTTCTCAACCTGATGTTCAATGCCCGAGACGCGATCCAGGGTGCCGGAAAGATTCGCCTGGTGGTCGAATGTGTCCAGCTGGCCGGCGAGGTGGAAGACCTGCGGGGACGCTTCGTGCGCTTCGCCATACATGACGATGGCCAGGGTATCGATTCGAACGTGCTGCCGCGGATATTCGAGCCTTTCTTCACTACCAAGGCCTTTGGCAAGGGCACGGGCCTCGGGCTCAGCCAGGTCTATGGTTTCGCCAAGCAAAGCAATGGTGCGATCAGCGTGGCCAGCCGACCAGGCGAGGGGACCTGCATGAGCCTCTACTTGCCGGCCAGCCCGGCGGCCAACGATCTTGAACCGCAAAGGTAGACAGCCATGGTAGAACAACTCAAGCGCCTGCCCACAGGTATTGCTGGGCTCGACGCCTTGCTCAAGGGCGGGTTGGTGGCCGGCGCCTCGTACATCGTCCAGGGCCATCCGGGCTCGGGCAAGACCATCCTGGCCAACCAACTCGCCTGCAATCATGTGCGCGACGGTGGGCGGGTGCTGGTGGCCACCTTGCTCAGCGAGTCCCATGAGCGGTTGTTCCAGTATCTGTCGACGCTGGCCTTCTTCGACTCTTCCCAAGTGGGTGACGCCATTCAGTTCGTCAGTGCCTTCGATACGTTGGAACAGGACGGCCTGGACGCGGTGGTGCGTTTGTTGCGTCAGGAGATCGCCCGGCAGCAGGCCAGTCTCCTGATCGTCGATGGCCTGCTCAATGCCCGTTCGCGAGCGGAGACCAGCCTGGACACCAAGAAATTCGTTTCCGAATTGCAGGGGCATGCTGCATTCGCCGGCTGCACCGTGTTGCTGCTGACCAGTGCGCGCCTGGAGGAGGGCAGCCCCGAACACACCATGGTCGACGGCGTGATTGAGCTTGGTGAGCGCTTGGTCGGCAGCACTGCCGTGCGCCATGTCCAACTGCGCAAGACGCGTGGCAGCGGGGCATTGTCCGGACGTCATGAGTGCCTGATCGACGAGGATGGCTTGCAGATCTACCCGAGGCTGGAAGCGCTCTACAGCCGTCCCGGCGGGGAAGGTGGGCGTACCGTGAACAAGGTGACCACAGGCGTCCCTGACCTGGACACGATGCTTGGCGGTGGCCTTGCCGAAGGCTCCGTAAGCCTGCTGATGGGGCCATCCGGTGTCGGCAAGACAGCCCTGGGGGTCGCCTTCCTCGCCGCATCAAGCAAGGAATCGCCTGGGCTGCATTTCGGGTTTTACGAAACACCAGTGCGTCTGCGCTTGAAGGCTGCGGCGCTGGGCTATGAATTGGCTGGACTGGAGCGCGACGAAGCGGTGCGGTTGAGCTGGCAACCGACAACCGAAGGGCTGCTCGACCAGCTCGGTGAGCGTTTGCTGCGGCAAACCCGAGAGATGGGCGCGCGGCGCGTGGTGATAGACAGCCTTGGCGCCTTTGGGCGCCTGGCGCTGGACCCGGCACGCCTGAATGCTTTTTTCCGTGCCTTGACCGGCGAACTGCGATCACGTGATATCACCGTACTGCTGACTTGGGAGATGCGCGACATCTTCGGTTCGGAGATCACCGCCCCGGCCCCGGACC includes the following:
- a CDS encoding two-component system sensor histidine kinase NtrB, with amino-acid sequence MVSAQQPGQSSMPEARYEQLVQAVVDYAIYMLDPSGHVVSWNAGAQRIKGYRADEVIGKHFSLFFTLQDCADGRPERLLHQALEQGGAQDEGWRVRKDGTQFWALAALDVIRDDQGKVIGLAKVTRDITDRRESALQLDAMRAQLFQAQKLEALGQLTGGLAHDFNNLLTIILSSARLALNNRDPARTRRLLEHILDAGQRGTQLTQQLLSFARHRQLSVTCIAPAEVVEATRGLLEHALPRGIELHEQVEAGLPEIEVDAGQLQMVLLNLMFNARDAIQGAGKIRLVVECVQLAGEVEDLRGRFVRFAIHDDGQGIDSNVLPRIFEPFFTTKAFGKGTGLGLSQVYGFAKQSNGAISVASRPGEGTCMSLYLPASPAANDLEPQR
- a CDS encoding ATPase domain-containing protein, coding for MVEQLKRLPTGIAGLDALLKGGLVAGASYIVQGHPGSGKTILANQLACNHVRDGGRVLVATLLSESHERLFQYLSTLAFFDSSQVGDAIQFVSAFDTLEQDGLDAVVRLLRQEIARQQASLLIVDGLLNARSRAETSLDTKKFVSELQGHAAFAGCTVLLLTSARLEEGSPEHTMVDGVIELGERLVGSTAVRHVQLRKTRGSGALSGRHECLIDEDGLQIYPRLEALYSRPGGEGGRTVNKVTTGVPDLDTMLGGGLAEGSVSLLMGPSGVGKTALGVAFLAASSKESPGLHFGFYETPVRLRLKAAALGYELAGLERDEAVRLSWQPTTEGLLDQLGERLLRQTREMGARRVVIDSLGAFGRLALDPARLNAFFRALTGELRSRDITVLLTWEMRDIFGSEITAPAPDLSSIVDNLILLRFAELEARLHRVLSIVKVRDSEHEPALQALHLGPHGISLGQVFDGASGVLSGTAVPQGDR